In one Procambarus clarkii isolate CNS0578487 chromosome 29, FALCON_Pclarkii_2.0, whole genome shotgun sequence genomic region, the following are encoded:
- the LOC138369546 gene encoding thioredoxin domain-containing protein 2-like gives MEIWLLDFNPYKCKQTRLELNLTSPEEDLNTPEEDLTAPEEDLTAPEEDLTAPEEDLTAPEEDLNAPEEDLTAPEEDLTAPEEDLNAPEEDLNTPEEDLNTPEEDLNTPEEDLTAPEEDLNTPEERRMRYNNLS, from the exons ATGGAGATATGGCTGTTGGACTTCAACCCCtacaaatgtaag CAGACTAGGCTGGAGTTGAACCTCACCTCACCGGAGGAGGACCTCAACACACCGGAGGAGGACCTCACCGCACCGGAGGAGGACCTCACCGCACCGGAGGAGGACCTCACCGCACCGGAGGAGGACCTCACCGCACCAGAGGAGGACCTCAACGCACCGGAGGAGGACCTCACCGCACCGGAGGAGGACCTCACCGCACCAGAGGAGGACCTCAACGCACCGGAGGAGGACCTCAACACACCGGAGGAGGACCTCAACACACCGGAGGAGGACCTCAACACACCGGAGGAGGACCTCACCGCACCGGAGGAGGACCTCAACACACCGGAGGAGAGACGGATGAGATATAACAATCTCAGCTGA